The window ATGATCGGCAGGATCATGACGGCCAGCACGATGGCGACCGTGAGGATGGTGCGGCCGGTGCCCGAGACGGGGCCGGCGAACAGCGGGAACCAGCCGAACAGGTCGACCAGGGTCGACCAGAAGGGCTGGACGAACGGTGCGAGCACCGTGATGCCCCAGAGGCCGAACACGACGCTCGGCACGGCGGCCAGCAGGTCGATCACGTAGCCGAGGCCCTGGGCGAGCCGGCGGGGCGCGTAGTGCGAGATGAAGAGGGCGATGCCGATCGCGAGCGGCACGGCGATCAGGAGGGCGAGGAACGCCGCCCAGATGGTGCCGAAGACCAGCGGGCCGACATAGGCCCAGAAGTTCTCGGCGCCGCCCTTGAGGTCTTCCGGCTTCGCGGTGAAGGCGGGGATGCTCTGGGCGATCAGGAAGACCGTGACCGCGGCGAGGGTGACGAGGATGAGCGAGCCCGCGACGACCGTGGCGGTCGAGAAGATGCGGTCTCCCGGCCGTTGCTTGGCCTTGAGCCGCGGTGGCGCGGCCGGCTTGACGGGGGCGGTGGTCATGGAGCTCGTCTCCTGTCGTCCTGGGTGAGGAGTCAGCGGGTGCAGATGTGGGGCGGGGTTCGGGATGGGCCCTGACCCGGTTCTGTCCGGTTCCGGATCCCGCGGGCGGGACCGGAACCGGACAGAGGTGACAAGCGGTGTTACTTGATGGTCTCGATCGCGGCGGCGACCTTCGTCGACAGCTCGGAGGAGAGCGGCGCGGCGCCGGCCGACTCGGCGGCGACCGACTGGCCGTCCTCCGAGGCGAGGTAGCCGATGTAGGCCTTCACGAGCTCACCCTGAGCGGCGTCGGCGTACTCCTGGCAGGCGATCGCGTAGGAGACGAGCACCAGCGGGTATTGGGTCGGGTCGGTGGTGGAGCGGTCCAGCGCGATGGCGATGTCGTTCGCCTCGCGGCCCTCGACCAGCGGCGACTCCTCGACCACGGCGGCCGCGGCCTCGGCGCTGTACTCGACGAACTCCTCGCCGACCTTGATCTTCGCGACACCGAGGTCGCCGGCCTTGGAGGCGTCGGCGTAGCCGATGGTGTTCACGCCGTTGGTGACGGCCTGGATGACACCGGAGGTGCCCTGAGCGCCCTCACCCGACTGGAAGGGGAAGGTGTCGGCGGCCTTCTCGGCCCAGGCCTCGGGAGCGACCTTGCCGAGGTAGTCGGTGAAGTTCTTGGTGGTGCCCGAGTCGTCCGAACGGTGAACGGCGGTGATCGGAGCGGAGGGGAGCGTCGCGTCGGCGTTCAGCGCGGCGATGGCCGGGTCGTTCCAGGTGGTGATCTTGCCCGAGAAGATGTTCGCGATGGTGGCCGCGTCCAGGTTCAGGTCGGTGACGCCCTCGACGTTGAACACGACGGCGATCGGGGAGATGTAGACCGGGATGTCGATGGCCTTGGTGTCGGGCGCGCAGCTGGCGAACTCGCCGGCCAGCTCCTCGTCGCTCAGCGCCGAGTCGGAGCCGGCGAAGGCGGCGGCACCCGAGATGAAGCTCTCGCGGCCGGCGCCGGAGCCCTGGGGGTCGTAGTTGACGGTGACGTCGGGGTTCGCGGTCTGGAACGCGGCGATCCAGGCCTCCTGGGCCGAGCCCTGCGAGGAGGCGCCGATGCCGGTGAGGGTGCCGGTGAGAGCCGAGGCGGACGCGGCGTCGGAGGAGCCGCCGGCGGCGGGGGCGCCGCCTTCGTTCGAGGCGCAGGCGCTCAGGGCGAGGGCTGCGGTGATGGCGATGACCGCGGGGGCGGCATAGCGCTTGAGCTTCACGAGGAATCTCCCTTTCGGAGTGATGTCAGGTCGGGCCGGTGCGGGCCCGTCTGAGACGCTAAGCGCCACGGCTTAAGAGCCTGCCGCCCAGGGGTGAACGGAAGGTGAACAGCCGGGTTTCCTCGTGAGAGATCTACTGCGGGACGTGCGTCTCGATCGCGATGATGCCCGATCCGGGCCGGTCGACCGAGAGGTGCAGCACCGAGAACCCGGCCACCGGCAGGTCGCCCGCACGGGACGCACTGACCCGCGACGCCGTGCCGGTCGCCAGGGCGACCTCGCGCACGATCTCGGGCAGCACCGGCCCGTGGCTGCAGAGCACCGTGGTGATCCGCTTGCGGATGCGCTTGCCGACCACCTCGCGGATGCCGTCGTCGCCCGACTCGAACGCGTCCTGGCTGATCGCATCCGTCGTCTTCACGTCGAGGTGCAGGGTCTTGGACAGCGGTTCGACGGTCTGCCGGCAGCGCTTGGCGGTGGAGCTGATGATGCGGGAGGGGCCGAAGCTGGCCAGGGCGGGGACGATCGACTTCGCCTCGCCGCGTCCGCGCTCGGTGAGGTGCCGGGAGGCGTCGGGCCCGTCGAACTGGTAGGGCGGCACGGCCTTGGCGTGACGGAGGGCGATCACGGCGAAGGTGCGCGTGACACCCTCGTCGACGAGCATCCGGAACCTCTCGACGATCTCGGCGTCGCGCTCGTAGGTGAGGGCGCCCAGGGCCTTGCGGATGGGCAGCCACTCCAGGGCCGCCACCTCGCCGTTCGGCAGGAACGAGGAGGCGAGCACGGCGGCGTCGGTGACCTCGGCGGCCCAGTAGTGCACGACCTTCTCGCGCCCGTTGGGCATGGTGTAGTTCGTCATGCCGAGCGGTACGCCGAGGGTGACGGCGAGCCCGGTCTCCTCGACGACCTCGCGCACCGCGGTCTGCGGCAGCGTCTCGCCGGGGTCGACCTTGCCCTTGGGCAGCGAGACGTCGCGGTGGGCGGTGCGATGGATGACCAGCACCTTCACCTTGCCGTCGACGACCCGCCAGCACACCGCCCCCGCGGCGAAGACCGTCACCGCGTGGTGCCCGGGCGCTTGCGGCGGCTGACGATGTGCATGAGCTCGTCCTGGAGGTCGATCAGCGGGGCGCCCTCCCCGTCGAACTCGGAGCGGGTCCAGTCGCCGTCGGCGTCGAGCTCCCAGGAGGAGGTGCTGTCGCTCATCGCCATCTCGAACAGGGTGTCGATCTCCTTGAGGTGACCCGGGTCGACCAGGCGCACCAGCGCCTCGACGCGGCGGTCGAGGTTGCGGTGCATCATGTCGGCGCTGCCGATGTAGACCTGCGGGTCGCCGTCGTTGACGAACGAGAAGATGCGCGAGTGCTCGAGGTAGCGGCCCAGGATGGAGCGCACGCGGATGGTCTCGCTGAGCCCCTCCTGCCCGGGCTTCAGGGCGCAGATGCCGCGCACCCAGAGGTCGATCGGCACGCCCGCCTGGCTGGCCCGGTAGAGCCCGTCGATGATGGCCTCGTCGACAATCGAGTTCAGCTTGATCCGGATGCCGGAGGGCAGCCCCTTCCGCGCGTTCTCGGCCTCGACCGCGATGCGCTTGAGCAGGCCCTTGCGGAGGTGCAGGGGCGCCACGAGCAGGCGCTTGAACTTCTTCTCGATGGCGTAGCCGGAGAGCTCGTTGAACAGCCGGGTGAGGTCTTTGCCCACCTGGTCGTCGGCGGTGAGGAGGCCGAGGTCTTCGTAGATGCGCGAGGTCTTCGGGTTGTAGTTGCCCGTGCCGATGTGGCTGTAGCTCTTCAGCCGGCCCTTCTCCTGCCGGATCACGAGCGCGAGCTTGCAGTGGGTCTTGAGGCCCACCAGTCCGTAGACGACGTGCACGCCGGCCTTCTCGAGCTTGCGCGCCCAGGAGATGTTGGCCTGCTCGTCGAAGCGGGCCTTGATCTCGACCAGCGCGAGCACCTGCTTGCCGGCCTCGGCCGCGTCGATCAGCGCCTCGACGATGGGGGAGTCGCCGCTCGTGCGGTAGAGGGTCTGCTTGATGGCGAGCACGTTCGGGTCGGCCGCGGCCTGCTCGAGGAAGGCCTGCACGCTGGTCGCGAACGACTCGTAGGGGTGGTGCAGCAGGATGTCGCCGCGCGAGATCGCCTTGAAGATGTCGGGCTTCGCGTTCGGCTCGGGCGGCAGCAGCGCGGCGGCCGTGGTCGGCACGTGCTTGGGGTACTTCAGGTCGGGCCGCGGGATGCGCGTCAGGTCGAACAGGCCGCCGAGATCCAGCGGCGACGGCAGCCGGTAGACCTCCTGCTCGGTGATGTCGAGCTCGCGCACGATCAGCTCGAGGGTCACCGCGTCCATGTCGTCGCTGACCTCGAGGCGGATGGGCGGGCCGAAGCGGCGTCGCAGCAGCTCCTTCTCGAGTGCCTGCAGCAGGTTCTCGGTCTCGTCCTCCTCGACCTCGACGTCCTCGTTGCGGGTGACGCGGAAGACGTGGTGCTCGACGATCTCCATGCCGGGGAACAGGTCGCCCAGGTGGTTGG of the Herbiconiux flava genome contains:
- the pstC gene encoding phosphate ABC transporter permease subunit PstC, with protein sequence MTTAPVKPAAPPRLKAKQRPGDRIFSTATVVAGSLILVTLAAVTVFLIAQSIPAFTAKPEDLKGGAENFWAYVGPLVFGTIWAAFLALLIAVPLAIGIALFISHYAPRRLAQGLGYVIDLLAAVPSVVFGLWGITVLAPFVQPFWSTLVDLFGWFPLFAGPVSGTGRTILTVAIVLAVMILPIITALSREIFLQTPKLHEEAALALGATRWEMIRTAVLPFGRPGIVSASMLGLGRALGETMAVAMVLSPQVLISFALLQSTNPTTIAANIALNFPEAHGVGVNVLIATGLILFVITFAVNFIARAIVNRRKAFSGAN
- the pstS gene encoding phosphate ABC transporter substrate-binding protein PstS — translated: MKLKRYAAPAVIAITAALALSACASNEGGAPAAGGSSDAASASALTGTLTGIGASSQGSAQEAWIAAFQTANPDVTVNYDPQGSGAGRESFISGAAAFAGSDSALSDEELAGEFASCAPDTKAIDIPVYISPIAVVFNVEGVTDLNLDAATIANIFSGKITTWNDPAIAALNADATLPSAPITAVHRSDDSGTTKNFTDYLGKVAPEAWAEKAADTFPFQSGEGAQGTSGVIQAVTNGVNTIGYADASKAGDLGVAKIKVGEEFVEYSAEAAAAVVEESPLVEGREANDIAIALDRSTTDPTQYPLVLVSYAIACQEYADAAQGELVKAYIGYLASEDGQSVAAESAGAAPLSSELSTKVAAAIETIK
- a CDS encoding NUDIX hydrolase, yielding MTVFAAGAVCWRVVDGKVKVLVIHRTAHRDVSLPKGKVDPGETLPQTAVREVVEETGLAVTLGVPLGMTNYTMPNGREKVVHYWAAEVTDAAVLASSFLPNGEVAALEWLPIRKALGALTYERDAEIVERFRMLVDEGVTRTFAVIALRHAKAVPPYQFDGPDASRHLTERGRGEAKSIVPALASFGPSRIISSTAKRCRQTVEPLSKTLHLDVKTTDAISQDAFESGDDGIREVVGKRIRKRITTVLCSHGPVLPEIVREVALATGTASRVSASRAGDLPVAGFSVLHLSVDRPGSGIIAIETHVPQ
- a CDS encoding RNA degradosome polyphosphate kinase, yielding MDDDIISLDAGVVTDFDDDYDEAAPQTPGEPLPEGRYLDRELSWLAFNTRVLELAEDPTVPVLERANFLAIFASNLDEFFMVRVAGLKRRILTDLAVPTNVGRRPTDVLQDISVKAHELQARHAAAYQDLVRPALAEAGIRIATYDELDEADRVNLRDIFSNQIFPVLMPLAVDPAHPFPYISGLSLNLSVRVRNAKTGKEEFARLKVPQVLSRFIRVDHRETSDEVRFITLEDLISNHLGDLFPGMEIVEHHVFRVTRNEDVEVEEDETENLLQALEKELLRRRFGPPIRLEVSDDMDAVTLELIVRELDITEQEVYRLPSPLDLGGLFDLTRIPRPDLKYPKHVPTTAAALLPPEPNAKPDIFKAISRGDILLHHPYESFATSVQAFLEQAAADPNVLAIKQTLYRTSGDSPIVEALIDAAEAGKQVLALVEIKARFDEQANISWARKLEKAGVHVVYGLVGLKTHCKLALVIRQEKGRLKSYSHIGTGNYNPKTSRIYEDLGLLTADDQVGKDLTRLFNELSGYAIEKKFKRLLVAPLHLRKGLLKRIAVEAENARKGLPSGIRIKLNSIVDEAIIDGLYRASQAGVPIDLWVRGICALKPGQEGLSETIRVRSILGRYLEHSRIFSFVNDGDPQVYIGSADMMHRNLDRRVEALVRLVDPGHLKEIDTLFEMAMSDSTSSWELDADGDWTRSEFDGEGAPLIDLQDELMHIVSRRKRPGTTR